The Streptomyces pactum genome contains a region encoding:
- a CDS encoding SCO2322 family protein yields the protein MTRRVVLLFLAAFLLLGSAAQAQAAGYRYWSFWDRDGENWVYATQGPSLARPSDGDVQGFRFAVSENSGDAARPRGAADFASICAKTPAEDGSKRVALVLDFGTASDAPSGETPPAPRTACARVSPDATTADALAAVADPLRYDTNALLCGIAGYPETGCGEQVAQKEVPTTPGAAPDRKDSSDDDGPSVGLYAGIAIVAALAGAATWQARRRGNATD from the coding sequence GTGACCCGCCGCGTCGTCCTCCTGTTCCTGGCCGCGTTCCTGCTGCTCGGGAGCGCGGCCCAGGCCCAGGCCGCCGGTTACCGGTACTGGTCCTTCTGGGACCGCGACGGCGAGAACTGGGTCTACGCCACCCAGGGCCCGTCCCTGGCCCGTCCCTCCGACGGCGACGTCCAGGGCTTCCGCTTCGCGGTGAGCGAGAACTCGGGCGACGCGGCCCGGCCGCGCGGCGCCGCGGACTTCGCGTCGATCTGCGCGAAGACGCCGGCCGAGGACGGCAGCAAACGCGTCGCCCTGGTCCTCGACTTCGGCACGGCGTCCGACGCGCCGTCCGGCGAGACCCCGCCGGCCCCGCGCACGGCCTGCGCCCGGGTCTCCCCCGACGCGACGACGGCCGACGCCCTGGCCGCCGTGGCGGACCCGCTGCGCTACGACACCAACGCCCTGCTGTGCGGCATCGCGGGCTACCCGGAGACGGGGTGCGGGGAGCAGGTCGCGCAGAAGGAGGTTCCGACGACGCCCGGCGCGGCCCCGGACCGGAAGGACTCGTCGGACGACGACGGCCCCTCGGTCGGCCTCTACGCGGGCATCGCCATCGTGGCGGCCCTGGCCGGAGCGGCGACCTGGCAGGCGAGGCGGCGCGGGAATGCCACCGACTGA
- a CDS encoding prenyltransferase/squalene oxidase repeat-containing protein translates to MNVRRRSSAAALAAIAVIGAAAAPAAAADPSSAPSASAPSEPSGLYGTADPRYDGVWRQSLALLAQKTVGVVPSSKAVDWLTGQQCDNGAFAPFRADPSKACDAKTMADTNNTAAAVQALWAVGGRGDVVESALTWLKSVQNKDGGWGYTPGGPSDANSTSLVIGALTVTGTGPEQVRKDGKSPYDALLAFALPCAEDKGSGAFAFQPDEDGKLLANADATAAGVLGALGEGLVTEAGEKTDDAACTDAEKPTREQAAANGAAHLADAVAEDGHLKSALGGSADQPDYGNTADAVVALAAQGGVEKAAEPLAWLEKNAAKWAERSGPAAYAQLIFAAHATGTDPRAFGGTDLVAELNATGPGPQGAEARDTATASDQADEKDEKKDESGFGLWWFVGVCLVLGIGIGFLLSGRNKKRQP, encoded by the coding sequence GCCCTCCGGGCTGTACGGCACCGCCGACCCCCGGTACGACGGCGTCTGGCGCCAGTCCCTCGCGCTGCTCGCGCAGAAGACGGTGGGCGTGGTCCCGTCGTCGAAGGCCGTGGACTGGCTCACCGGGCAGCAGTGCGACAACGGCGCCTTCGCCCCCTTCCGCGCCGACCCGTCCAAGGCGTGCGACGCCAAGACCATGGCCGACACCAACAACACGGCCGCCGCGGTCCAGGCGCTGTGGGCCGTCGGCGGGCGCGGCGACGTCGTCGAGTCCGCCCTCACCTGGCTGAAGTCCGTCCAGAACAAGGACGGCGGCTGGGGCTACACCCCCGGCGGTCCCAGCGACGCCAACTCGACGTCCCTCGTCATCGGTGCCCTGACCGTCACGGGCACCGGGCCCGAGCAGGTCAGGAAGGACGGCAAGTCCCCCTACGACGCCCTGCTGGCCTTCGCCCTCCCCTGCGCCGAGGACAAGGGATCGGGGGCCTTCGCCTTCCAGCCCGACGAGGACGGCAAGCTGCTCGCCAACGCGGACGCGACGGCCGCCGGCGTACTCGGCGCGCTCGGCGAGGGCCTGGTCACCGAGGCCGGCGAGAAGACCGACGACGCCGCGTGCACCGACGCCGAGAAGCCGACCCGCGAGCAGGCCGCCGCCAACGGCGCCGCTCATCTCGCCGACGCCGTCGCCGAGGACGGCCACCTCAAGTCCGCCCTCGGCGGCTCCGCCGACCAGCCCGACTACGGCAACACCGCCGACGCGGTCGTCGCGCTCGCCGCGCAGGGCGGCGTGGAGAAGGCCGCCGAGCCGCTGGCCTGGCTGGAGAAGAACGCCGCGAAGTGGGCCGAGCGGAGCGGCCCGGCCGCCTACGCCCAGTTGATCTTCGCCGCGCACGCCACGGGCACCGACCCGCGCGCCTTCGGCGGCACCGACCTGGTGGCGGAGCTGAACGCGACGGGGCCGGGCCCGCAGGGGGCCGAGGCCCGGGACACCGCCACCGCGAGCGACCAGGCCGACGAGAAGGACGAGAAGAAGGACGAATCCGGCTTCGGCCTCTGGTGGTTCGTCGGCGTCTGCCTGGTCCTCGGCATCGGCATCGGCTTCCTGCTGAGCGGCCGCAACAAGAAGCGGCAGCCGTGA